In Candidatus Atribacteria bacterium, the genomic window AGTGTGTCAAGGGGACGGTTCTCCTGACAACATCCAGGTGATAAGATAAGGTAGAAAGTAGGTAATAGTTAATGATTAATTTATTTAGGATAAACCAGGAAGGCGGTAAGAACGTTGTCAAGAGAACCGTCCCCTTGACAAGAAAGATATGAATAAAATTATTACTAAGCCGGAAGAAATAATAAAAAATGAGCAAGTACTGTATGCCGGGAATCATTACCTCAGTGTGCCCATTATTGATTGCCAGAACGGAGCTATTAAAAATATAAATATTGCCTCTCTTTCTAATAAAGCTTTAGTAGAGTTAAAAGGAGAGCCAAATTTATTTACGCCCTATTTTTACCAGGAAGGAAAAGAAATTGAAATAGAAAAGATAGAAATTTCTAAAGAACAGTATTATCTACCCCGCTTAAACTTCTTTTTAAAGGGCGGGATAAGAGTCACCGGAAGAATATTTACCGATCTTAAGGAAAAGGGGATTATTTATAGCTTTGAAAGTTCAGAAGCTATCGATATTTCTTTTGTTTTTGATTTAAGAGAAGTAAGTTTATTAAGATTCAGTTCTCAACAGATAAATGCTGAAAAAATAATTATAAAAGATAAATGGTTAGGTAATCCGGTTATTAATATTCTCTCTTCGGGAGTTTCACTATCCTTAGCCTTTGGCGGAGATAAAGATTTTGAAACTGATAACTTTGAAGGGAAACAAACCTTAAATTTAAAGATGCCCTGCCGGAATAACAATTGTTTTTATATAGCTGTAAACTATGATCCTGATGGCGCATCTACCACCCTCATTCATCTAAAAAGAAAAGGATGTGTAAGAATCTATGATGAATTTCTGGAGTGGCTGAAGGGAAAAACCATTCCCTACCCTAAAGATCCCGTACTGGAAACCAGATTAAACGAAAATCTATTTTTTAATTATTTTTTCTCTGTAGCCAAAGATATGGAGAGCGATCAATATCTGGGGTTAACTTCCAGAAGCCCCCGCTATTATGTTTCCGGAGCATTTTGGGAAAGAGATTTTTTCTTGTGGTCTCTACCCGCGATAAAATTGGTTTGCCCTAAATTATTTCAGCATCTGGTAAGAGAAATGATCCTGATGCACAGCAAGAATCCGGGAGATCATGCTCATTATATTGACGGTACCGTTTTATACCCCGGTTTTGAACTGGATGAAGCGGCTGCTTATTTTATTCTTTTAGAAAACCTGGAAGACTCTCTTTTTGATGAAAGATTAATAAGAAGCCTGGAAGAAGTGTTTGAAAGGATAGAAAAAGAGTACGACCCGGGTACCGGACTGTATAAAACTTTCTTGCTTCCTTCTGATGACCCGGCAGAATACCCTCTGGTGACCATTGATAATGTCATTCTCTGGCGAGGGCTGCAAAACTGGAGAGATGTCTTATTAAAAAAAGGTAAGTTTAAAAAAGCACGACTGATCAATCGGAAAATAGAAAACATTCATCAAGGGATCCATAAATATTTAGTCAAGGAAATAGAAGGAAAGAAAATATTTTTATGGTCTACTAACGGAAAGGGAAATTTCAGGTTATATAATGATCCTCCCGGAAATTTGGGGATGCTCTGTTTTTATAGATTTGTTGATAAAGATAATCCGGTATTTAAAAATACCATAGATTATTATTATTCTCCCCATTATCCTTATTACTTTAAAAATGCCAGGATAAATGAATTGGCTTGCGATCACCATCCCAATAC contains:
- a CDS encoding metal-independent alpha-mannosidase, whose protein sequence is MNKIITKPEEIIKNEQVLYAGNHYLSVPIIDCQNGAIKNINIASLSNKALVELKGEPNLFTPYFYQEGKEIEIEKIEISKEQYYLPRLNFFLKGGIRVTGRIFTDLKEKGIIYSFESSEAIDISFVFDLREVSLLRFSSQQINAEKIIIKDKWLGNPVINILSSGVSLSLAFGGDKDFETDNFEGKQTLNLKMPCRNNNCFYIAVNYDPDGASTTLIHLKRKGCVRIYDEFLEWLKGKTIPYPKDPVLETRLNENLFFNYFFSVAKDMESDQYLGLTSRSPRYYVSGAFWERDFFLWSLPAIKLVCPKLFQHLVREMILMHSKNPGDHAHYIDGTVLYPGFELDEAAAYFILLENLEDSLFDERLIRSLEEVFERIEKEYDPGTGLYKTFLLPSDDPAEYPLVTIDNVILWRGLQNWRDVLLKKGKFKKARLINRKIENIHQGIHKYLVKEIEGKKIFLWSTNGKGNFRLYNDPPGNLGMLCFYRFVDKDNPVFKNTIDYYYSPHYPYYFKNARINELACDHHPNTPSGLGLCGSILNPLLSNLALKWLRNANMDYGLLSESFDKDSGEAKTGVGFASGCGLLAYSLYLVLVKEERE